A portion of the Paenibacillus marchantiae genome contains these proteins:
- a CDS encoding glycerol-3-phosphate dehydrogenase/oxidase produces the protein MTTSFSAEKRTEYLDRMANAHFDILIIGGGITGAGIALDAASRGLKTALVEMQDFAAGTSSRSTKLVHGGLRYLKQFEVKMVAEVGRERAVVYQNGPHVTTPEPMLLPIYTAGTFGRFSTSMGLMVYDRLAGVKRSERRQMLNAGAVSDSEPLLRKEGLLGGGRYVEYRTDDARLTIEVMKEAVERGALAVNYVKAAKFLKENGVITGIQAVDQISGQSYDLRATKVINASGPWVDELRKIDGSRQGKTLQMTKGIHLVFDGTRFPLRQAVYFDTPDGRMVFAVPRDGKTYVGTTDTVFEDDPAHPLISEADRNYVIDAVNGMFPDVRIRAEDVESGWAGVRPLIHEEGKGPSEISRKDEVWVAPSGLITIAGGKLTGYRKMAEMVVDLTARQLEQETGKSVGPCITKEMPISGGHVGGSAGFGAYAERKIKDGVALGLDRSTAERLARVYGSNVGALYERMPDPRAKAELHGMSQELLLMLRYAIDEEMAVTPADFFVRRTGDLFFRIDEVRQYKAVVIQFMAERLDWREEQAIRFANELDQLLLEASGKI, from the coding sequence ATGACAACATCGTTCTCGGCGGAAAAGCGTACGGAATATCTGGATCGGATGGCGAATGCACATTTTGACATATTGATTATTGGTGGGGGAATCACGGGAGCCGGGATTGCGCTGGATGCAGCTTCCCGCGGATTAAAGACAGCACTGGTGGAAATGCAGGATTTTGCAGCAGGCACATCCAGTCGTTCGACCAAACTGGTGCATGGCGGTCTACGGTATCTGAAGCAGTTTGAAGTGAAAATGGTGGCTGAGGTGGGACGGGAGCGAGCGGTGGTGTACCAGAATGGGCCGCATGTGACGACACCCGAACCGATGCTGCTCCCCATCTATACGGCGGGTACCTTTGGCCGCTTCAGCACATCCATGGGCCTGATGGTGTATGACCGGCTTGCCGGAGTGAAGCGTAGTGAACGACGCCAAATGTTAAATGCCGGCGCCGTCTCAGACAGTGAGCCTTTGCTGCGCAAGGAAGGACTGCTGGGTGGTGGACGTTATGTGGAATACCGAACGGACGATGCCCGGCTTACCATTGAAGTGATGAAGGAAGCGGTAGAGCGCGGTGCACTGGCCGTGAACTATGTGAAGGCAGCGAAATTCCTGAAGGAGAATGGGGTTATTACAGGTATTCAGGCTGTGGACCAGATCAGCGGTCAATCTTATGATTTGCGGGCAACCAAGGTGATTAATGCTTCCGGTCCATGGGTGGATGAGCTGCGCAAGATCGATGGGTCTCGCCAGGGCAAAACGTTGCAGATGACCAAAGGTATTCATCTGGTATTCGACGGTACGCGTTTCCCGTTAAGGCAGGCTGTATATTTTGATACACCGGATGGACGAATGGTCTTTGCTGTCCCGCGGGATGGGAAAACCTATGTGGGAACCACAGATACCGTATTCGAAGATGATCCCGCACACCCGTTAATCTCTGAGGCAGACCGGAATTATGTCATCGATGCCGTCAACGGCATGTTCCCGGACGTTCGGATTCGAGCCGAGGATGTGGAGTCCGGTTGGGCAGGTGTGCGTCCGTTGATTCATGAGGAAGGCAAAGGACCTTCCGAAATTTCGCGCAAAGATGAAGTGTGGGTAGCCCCTTCGGGGTTGATCACCATTGCCGGGGGTAAATTAACTGGGTACCGCAAAATGGCCGAGATGGTTGTTGATCTCACTGCTCGCCAATTGGAGCAGGAGACGGGGAAATCCGTTGGACCATGTATAACGAAAGAGATGCCAATCTCTGGAGGTCATGTTGGCGGTTCCGCCGGATTTGGCGCGTATGCAGAACGCAAGATTAAGGATGGAGTAGCACTTGGGCTCGACAGATCTACTGCGGAACGATTAGCCCGAGTGTATGGTTCCAATGTAGGCGCACTGTACGAGCGGATGCCTGACCCGCGGGCAAAGGCAGAGCTGCATGGTATGTCGCAGGAGCTGCTGCTGATGCTGCGTTATGCCATTGACGAGGAGATGGCTGTGACACCTGCAGACTTTTTTGTGAGACGCACCGGAGACCTGTTTTTCCGCATTGACGAAGTCCGTCAGTATAAGGCAGTAGTGATTCAGTTTATGGCTGAACGCCTGGATTGGCGTGAGGAGCAAGCGATACGATTTGCGAATGAACTGGATCAGTTACTCTTGGAAGCATCGGGCAAAATTTAA
- a CDS encoding DoxX family protein: protein MNKGLRILGYIALVVLAGVFVMAGVNKVSGAEMMVKTFEGFSYPTWTMYLIGAVELLSAVGLLIPRTRILASGVLTFILIGAVGSHLIYGQYTAVPFPAVLLVANIVVLIMGMRKLEAEEMDMDLVQV, encoded by the coding sequence ATGAACAAAGGCTTAAGAATTTTGGGATATATTGCGTTGGTTGTGCTTGCAGGTGTGTTTGTAATGGCGGGGGTTAACAAGGTTAGTGGAGCAGAGATGATGGTGAAGACTTTCGAAGGTTTCTCTTATCCTACATGGACGATGTATCTCATTGGTGCAGTAGAGCTGCTCAGTGCGGTGGGTCTGTTGATTCCACGAACTCGTATTCTGGCTTCAGGAGTATTGACGTTTATTCTGATTGGGGCTGTGGGAAGTCATCTGATTTACGGACAATATACGGCTGTTCCTTTCCCGGCAGTGCTACTGGTTGCCAACATTGTCGTTCTTATTATGGGCATGCGTAAACTGGAAGCAGAAGAAATGGATATGGATCTCGTGCAGGTCTAA
- a CDS encoding glycerol-3-phosphate responsive antiterminator — translation MPFEGQYVLPAAKSMKQFEAMIEGPYTYGVMLDTHIAQLHSLLEEARRRGKKIVLHADLVQGLKNDEYAAEYLCQHIRPAGLISTRASVIQKAKQKGITAIQRVFLLDTNALEKSYLLLSKTQPDYIEVLPGVIPHIIAEVSIRTGIPIIAGGLIRSTEEVELALEAGATAVTTSNVDLIRHYKKSHTEYKQ, via the coding sequence GTGCCATTTGAGGGACAGTATGTGTTACCGGCTGCCAAGAGCATGAAGCAGTTTGAAGCAATGATTGAAGGCCCTTACACCTATGGGGTTATGCTGGATACGCATATTGCGCAGCTTCATAGTCTGCTGGAAGAAGCACGGCGACGTGGTAAAAAAATAGTACTGCATGCCGATCTGGTGCAGGGGCTGAAGAACGATGAATATGCCGCAGAGTATTTATGCCAGCATATTCGTCCGGCAGGACTGATTTCGACGCGAGCCAGTGTAATTCAGAAGGCGAAACAGAAAGGGATTACAGCCATTCAGCGCGTTTTTCTGCTGGATACAAATGCGCTGGAGAAAAGTTATCTTTTGCTGTCCAAGACCCAACCGGATTATATTGAAGTACTGCCCGGTGTTATCCCGCATATTATTGCAGAAGTATCCATACGGACAGGTATACCCATTATTGCAGGTGGGTTGATCCGCTCAACGGAAGAGGTTGAACTGGCGCTGGAAGCCGGAGCTACTGCAGTAACCACTTCCAACGTGGACCTGATTCGGCACTACAAGAAATCGCATACAGAATATAAGCAGTAA
- a CDS encoding AbrB/MazE/SpoVT family DNA-binding domain-containing protein: protein MKRTGMKRSLDRLGRIVLPKEMRDTMEIHIGDPLEFFIEGKELILRKYKSTLCIFCGDVDTEMYFKEQFICRTCAIQLKHPDDTPDWFVPPNKQAPAPVERPATESATVSSPAWEEGTTAANHEYPDLRPKTARMLQQMKEIVEQNPGLAQQQIAEKLGISQGRVSQLKKLL, encoded by the coding sequence ATGAAAAGAACCGGAATGAAGAGATCTCTGGACCGCCTTGGACGAATTGTCCTTCCCAAAGAAATGCGGGATACGATGGAAATCCATATCGGCGATCCGCTCGAGTTTTTCATTGAAGGGAAAGAGTTGATTTTGAGAAAGTACAAATCAACATTGTGTATTTTTTGCGGTGATGTGGATACTGAAATGTATTTCAAAGAGCAATTCATCTGCCGGACTTGTGCAATTCAATTAAAACACCCGGATGACACTCCCGATTGGTTCGTTCCTCCAAACAAACAGGCTCCTGCACCCGTGGAGCGTCCTGCTACCGAATCCGCCACAGTCTCATCTCCCGCATGGGAAGAAGGGACTACAGCTGCCAACCATGAGTACCCGGACCTGCGGCCGAAGACGGCACGCATGCTGCAACAGATGAAGGAAATTGTTGAACAGAATCCTGGTTTGGCTCAACAGCAAATTGCGGAAAAGCTTGGCATTAGCCAAGGACGCGTCTCCCAACTTAAAAAACTACTATAA
- the cidR gene encoding cidABC operon transcriptional activator CidR: MDIRHLQYFLEVARQQSFTKAAEVLFITQPTISKTVKSLEDELGVTLLDRYGKKVALTDAGHVFFRQALEIEKSFRSLSSELDDLMNLKKGHLRIGLPPMIGSSFFPMIIGEFHKAYPQVTIQLFEDGAKKVEADVISGALDIGVSVLPTVDELVDHFVFVEEKLNLIVHPSHPLAGKESIALRELEHDAFVLFREDFALHDRIIAACQHAGFQPRVVYESSQWDLLSAMVAANLGVALLPETICREVDHMRVRIIPVMEPVIPWQLGMIWRKDRYLSFATREWISFTQSMLSE; encoded by the coding sequence ATGGATATCCGCCATTTGCAATATTTTCTGGAAGTTGCGCGGCAGCAAAGCTTCACCAAAGCGGCCGAAGTGCTGTTCATTACACAACCGACGATTAGCAAAACCGTCAAAAGCTTGGAAGACGAATTGGGCGTAACGCTGCTTGATCGTTATGGCAAGAAGGTAGCGTTAACGGATGCAGGGCATGTCTTTTTTCGGCAGGCGCTGGAGATTGAAAAGTCATTTCGCAGCTTATCGTCCGAATTGGATGACTTGATGAATCTGAAGAAAGGACACCTGCGGATCGGCTTGCCGCCGATGATAGGTTCGAGCTTTTTTCCGATGATTATCGGTGAATTTCATAAAGCTTACCCACAGGTAACCATTCAGCTCTTCGAAGACGGTGCCAAAAAAGTAGAGGCCGATGTGATTAGTGGTGCACTGGATATTGGTGTCTCCGTTCTGCCTACCGTGGATGAACTCGTGGACCACTTTGTTTTTGTGGAAGAGAAACTGAATCTGATCGTACACCCTTCACACCCGCTTGCGGGCAAAGAGTCCATCGCGCTGCGCGAGCTGGAGCATGATGCATTTGTGCTGTTTCGGGAAGATTTTGCGCTGCATGACCGGATTATCGCCGCCTGTCAGCATGCGGGATTCCAGCCTCGGGTGGTGTACGAGAGCTCCCAATGGGACCTGCTCAGTGCAATGGTAGCGGCCAATCTGGGTGTGGCTTTGCTGCCAGAAACGATCTGCCGTGAGGTGGATCATATGCGTGTGCGCATTATACCTGTGATGGAACCTGTGATTCCGTGGCAGCTCGGCATGATTTGGCGGAAGGACCGATATTTATCCTTTGCAACCCGGGAGTGGATCAGTTTCACACAGTCCATGCTGAGTGAATAA
- a CDS encoding ABC transporter substrate-binding protein has protein sequence MIRRKRTCWTAILLVCVMLVSGCSIWPGQNDSSSNKKVALTLWYWNRSIDDKLIAKAKEKFPNIELTAQKIGGDFKAKLKTTLAARSGEPDIVALNDWIMELFPSEDRFYNLYDLGAGDVEDQYLDWKWKQGVTPGGQMIGFPMDTGPTALFYRADLFKEAGLPSEPEEVARQINNWDAYSAAGEKIKEKFGGKVFLTDNIGTVYNQVLSQGTERYFRPDGSFIGMDSPLVKQSWDTAVSFKQKGLLANADGWTPGWNAAMNNGEIASFVGAVWMKQVLQEAAPDTSGKWRVTRAPGGDGNNGGSFLSILKSSKHPKEAFEVIQWLQSPDNQLEQYKTLNLFPSAPGVFDTPAMKEEEPFFGGQATGPVFAESAQHVPEAFFGERYPSVHNIITRRLNDIAKQNANPEQVWPDTVHRVERELQR, from the coding sequence ATGATCCGCCGGAAAAGAACATGCTGGACAGCCATTCTGCTAGTCTGTGTCATGCTGGTGAGCGGATGCTCCATATGGCCGGGACAGAACGATTCATCGAGCAATAAAAAGGTAGCGCTTACATTATGGTACTGGAACCGTTCCATCGATGATAAGCTGATTGCCAAGGCCAAGGAAAAGTTCCCCAATATTGAACTGACCGCCCAGAAAATCGGTGGTGATTTCAAAGCAAAACTCAAAACGACACTCGCTGCGCGCTCAGGTGAGCCGGACATTGTCGCATTGAACGATTGGATCATGGAGCTCTTTCCCAGCGAGGACCGTTTCTATAATCTGTATGATCTCGGCGCAGGTGACGTCGAAGACCAATATCTGGATTGGAAATGGAAGCAAGGCGTTACACCAGGTGGACAAATGATCGGTTTCCCTATGGATACGGGACCGACAGCCCTCTTCTACCGTGCAGATCTATTTAAAGAGGCCGGATTGCCTTCCGAGCCTGAAGAAGTGGCTCGTCAGATCAACAACTGGGATGCCTATTCTGCTGCAGGAGAAAAGATCAAGGAGAAGTTCGGAGGCAAGGTATTTCTAACCGACAATATTGGAACCGTTTACAATCAAGTGTTATCGCAAGGAACCGAACGGTATTTCCGTCCTGACGGCTCGTTTATCGGCATGGATTCTCCACTCGTCAAGCAGAGCTGGGATACCGCCGTATCCTTCAAGCAAAAAGGGCTGCTCGCTAATGCCGACGGCTGGACCCCGGGCTGGAACGCAGCGATGAATAATGGTGAGATTGCTTCCTTTGTGGGAGCCGTCTGGATGAAGCAGGTACTGCAGGAAGCCGCGCCGGATACATCTGGCAAGTGGCGAGTCACTCGCGCTCCTGGTGGAGACGGCAATAACGGTGGATCATTCCTGTCCATTTTGAAGTCGAGCAAACACCCAAAAGAAGCGTTCGAAGTCATCCAGTGGCTGCAAAGCCCGGATAATCAGCTTGAACAATATAAGACGTTGAACCTGTTTCCTTCGGCACCTGGTGTGTTCGATACACCGGCGATGAAAGAAGAAGAACCCTTCTTCGGCGGACAGGCAACTGGGCCTGTATTTGCCGAATCGGCACAGCATGTGCCCGAGGCTTTCTTTGGCGAACGATACCCTTCGGTGCACAACATCATTACTCGGCGGCTGAATGATATTGCGAAGCAAAATGCCAACCCGGAGCAGGTCTGGCCTGATACGGTTCACCGTGTTGAGCGGGAGTTACAGCGTTAA
- the glpK gene encoding glycerol kinase GlpK translates to MEKYILALDQGTTSSRAILFNRSGEIVHIAQQEFPQYFPKPGWVEQNANEIWSSILAVMASCLAESGIKPIQIAGIGITNQRETVVVWDKETGRPIYNAVVWQSRQTAGICDKLKAKGLGDLFHRKTGLLIDPYFSGTKVKWILDHVPGARERAEKGELLFGTIDSWLIWKLSGGTHVTDVSNASRTLMYNIYDLQWDDELLQILDIPKAMLPEVRGSSEVYAHTVDYHFFGHRIPIAGAAGDQQSALFGQGCYTKGSMKNTYGTGCFMLMNTGEQPVQSNHGLITTIAWGINGKIEYALEGSIFVAGSAVQWLRDGLRMLRSSKDSEDYAARVPSTDGVYMVPAFVGLGSPYWDSEVKGAVFGLTRGTTKEHFIRATLEALAYQTKDVLTAMESDSGIPVNALRVDGGAAANDFLMQFQSDILNIPVERPNVNETTALGAAYLAGLAVGYWNSADELANHENTERVFHPVMAEDERTGLYAGWQRAVKAAMVFK, encoded by the coding sequence ATGGAAAAATATATACTGGCCCTAGATCAGGGGACGACGAGTTCCCGGGCTATTCTGTTTAACCGGAGCGGTGAGATTGTGCATATTGCACAGCAGGAATTTCCACAGTACTTTCCCAAGCCGGGCTGGGTGGAGCAGAACGCCAATGAAATTTGGAGCTCCATTCTGGCAGTGATGGCTTCGTGTCTGGCCGAAAGTGGAATCAAGCCGATCCAGATTGCCGGCATCGGCATTACAAACCAGCGGGAAACGGTTGTGGTATGGGACAAAGAAACGGGCCGGCCCATCTATAATGCAGTAGTCTGGCAGTCCAGACAAACGGCTGGAATTTGTGATAAGTTGAAGGCGAAGGGTCTGGGTGACCTATTTCATCGCAAAACGGGTCTACTCATTGACCCTTACTTCTCGGGAACCAAGGTAAAGTGGATTCTGGATCATGTGCCTGGTGCCCGGGAGCGTGCAGAGAAGGGTGAGCTTCTGTTTGGTACGATCGACAGTTGGCTGATCTGGAAGCTGAGCGGTGGTACTCATGTCACCGATGTATCTAATGCTTCTCGCACCTTAATGTACAACATCTATGATCTGCAATGGGATGATGAATTGCTGCAAATTTTGGACATTCCCAAAGCGATGCTGCCGGAAGTGCGCGGTTCATCCGAGGTGTACGCACACACGGTTGACTACCATTTCTTTGGTCATCGGATTCCGATTGCCGGAGCAGCAGGAGATCAGCAGTCGGCATTATTCGGTCAGGGCTGTTACACAAAGGGAAGCATGAAAAATACGTACGGCACCGGCTGTTTCATGCTTATGAATACTGGAGAACAACCTGTACAGTCCAACCACGGGCTGATTACAACTATTGCATGGGGCATTAATGGTAAAATCGAGTATGCGCTGGAAGGCAGTATTTTTGTTGCCGGTTCGGCGGTACAGTGGCTGCGTGACGGCTTACGGATGCTTCGTTCCTCAAAAGACAGTGAGGATTATGCGGCACGTGTACCCTCTACAGACGGCGTTTATATGGTGCCTGCATTTGTGGGTCTGGGCAGCCCTTACTGGGACAGTGAAGTTAAGGGAGCTGTGTTTGGTTTGACGCGAGGAACCACCAAAGAACATTTTATCCGTGCAACCCTGGAAGCACTGGCGTATCAGACCAAGGATGTACTGACGGCAATGGAATCCGATTCAGGTATTCCGGTGAATGCCTTGCGTGTGGATGGGGGAGCAGCGGCCAATGATTTTCTGATGCAATTCCAGAGTGATATTCTGAATATCCCTGTGGAGCGTCCCAATGTGAACGAAACGACGGCATTAGGTGCGGCTTATCTGGCAGGACTCGCAGTAGGGTATTGGAATAGCGCGGATGAATTGGCGAATCACGAGAATACGGAGCGTGTCTTCCATCCGGTTATGGCTGAAGATGAGCGTACAGGACTGTATGCAGGGTGGCAACGTGCAGTGAAGGCAGCGATGGTTTTCAAATGA
- a CDS encoding CidB/LrgB family autolysis modulator, whose amino-acid sequence MIGFLCLLLTVGIYLVAKRMYRNLPKVYLSPLLITPLLVVGVLLATGTDYAAYSSGGKWLSLLLQPATVAFAIPLYTFFHVLKKHISEIVFSVMTGSVVAVLSSALLAKWLRLDSGLIHSLIPRSITTPIAMNVSATIGGIPAVTAVFVIMTGLLGAIMGPSIVKMLRIDGEIARGTLLGTGAHGTGTSKAFELSSLTGTISSISMVLAALFTLAVAPVLSKLIFP is encoded by the coding sequence ATGATTGGATTCCTCTGTCTCTTGTTAACCGTCGGTATTTACTTGGTCGCCAAACGCATGTATCGCAACCTGCCCAAAGTGTATCTGTCTCCGCTGCTGATTACGCCGCTTCTTGTCGTCGGTGTGCTGCTCGCAACAGGCACGGATTACGCAGCCTACAGCAGTGGTGGTAAATGGCTAAGTTTGCTGCTTCAACCGGCAACGGTAGCCTTCGCTATTCCGCTCTATACATTCTTCCATGTACTCAAAAAACATATTTCCGAGATCGTCTTCAGCGTTATGACGGGCTCCGTTGTGGCGGTCCTCTCTTCTGCCCTGCTCGCCAAATGGCTGCGCCTGGACTCCGGACTCATTCATAGTCTGATCCCAAGATCGATCACGACCCCTATTGCCATGAATGTATCGGCTACCATTGGAGGCATTCCGGCGGTTACGGCGGTTTTTGTCATCATGACCGGTCTGCTGGGGGCGATTATGGGGCCATCCATTGTGAAAATGCTGCGTATTGATGGTGAGATTGCACGTGGAACGCTGCTTGGAACCGGTGCCCATGGAACAGGCACATCCAAGGCTTTTGAGCTCAGTTCACTGACAGGTACCATCTCCAGCATCTCCATGGTACTGGCCGCATTGTTCACATTAGCGGTTGCACCCGTGCTATCCAAACTTATTTTCCCATAA
- a CDS encoding GTP cyclohydrolase II, whose product MINSHIIQLLAPKIQTFPSGKEFIYLVGPIKLPVNLDGETHTFQWYSWMKSEKAMESGELIESLATAELAERQQSSVLVYGDFAEAQEALIRMHSICHTGDIFGSKRCDCGFQLEQSMKMIAAHGAGALFYLANHEGRGIGLFSKAMAYLLQEEGLDTVDANLQLGFTDDARNYDDAIAVLRALRSAPVTLITNNPRKLAALQEAGLNVGGRVPLWGDRSSFNEKYLQTKVSRSGHLAENDAWAGEETLLPHAQA is encoded by the coding sequence ATGATTAATTCACATATTATTCAACTGCTTGCCCCCAAAATCCAGACTTTTCCGAGTGGAAAAGAATTCATTTACCTCGTTGGGCCGATTAAGCTTCCGGTGAACCTTGATGGAGAGACACACACCTTCCAGTGGTACAGCTGGATGAAATCGGAGAAAGCTATGGAAAGCGGCGAGCTGATTGAATCTCTCGCTACTGCCGAACTGGCTGAACGTCAGCAATCCAGCGTATTAGTGTACGGTGATTTTGCCGAAGCACAGGAAGCACTGATTCGGATGCACAGCATCTGTCATACAGGTGACATCTTTGGCAGCAAACGTTGTGACTGCGGCTTCCAACTGGAGCAATCGATGAAGATGATTGCTGCCCATGGAGCAGGAGCACTCTTTTATCTGGCGAATCATGAGGGCCGTGGCATCGGTCTGTTCAGCAAAGCGATGGCATACCTGTTGCAAGAGGAAGGTCTGGATACCGTTGACGCTAACCTGCAACTTGGGTTCACAGACGATGCGCGTAATTATGATGATGCCATTGCCGTATTGCGTGCGCTTCGTTCAGCTCCTGTTACATTGATCACGAACAATCCACGCAAGCTTGCTGCTTTGCAGGAAGCGGGACTGAATGTAGGTGGACGTGTGCCACTGTGGGGAGATCGCTCGTCCTTTAACGAAAAATATTTGCAGACCAAAGTGAGCCGTTCTGGTCACTTGGCAGAAAATGATGCATGGGCTGGCGAAGAGACCTTGCTTCCACACGCCCAAGCCTAA
- a CDS encoding Gfo/Idh/MocA family protein, with protein MTLQIGIIGTGWFSKVHADILARMEGVRVAAVCGTTLEKAEAMASVYDAVGYGELEHMLDGEKLDAVYICVPPMSHGSIEAELVRRGIPFLVEKPLSTGMDIPRQVLDQVQKSGLLTSVGYHFRYQEAAQVLKEAMKEQTVGMALGRWMGGMPGVAWWRRQEGSGGQFVEQTTHIVDLLRYCAGEVTEVYAAAAQRCMHEKHEHVTVADVANVTLKLESGAIASIANTCLLPDGEGGAGLQFYTDAGVWDWTPERLLLPSAAPHAMAGLEIPAGHNPYERENEAFIHALRTGDRSRILSDYADACRTQEITTAALVSADSGLPIQLQRSKHLSH; from the coding sequence ATGACTTTACAGATCGGAATCATTGGAACAGGTTGGTTCAGCAAGGTACATGCAGATATTCTGGCACGAATGGAAGGCGTTCGTGTAGCAGCTGTCTGTGGAACAACGCTGGAAAAGGCGGAGGCTATGGCTTCCGTCTATGATGCTGTTGGCTACGGTGAACTTGAACATATGCTGGATGGTGAAAAGCTGGATGCAGTCTATATCTGTGTTCCTCCGATGTCTCATGGATCGATTGAAGCTGAATTGGTTCGTCGGGGTATCCCGTTCCTGGTGGAAAAACCGCTGAGTACAGGCATGGATATTCCTCGTCAGGTGCTGGATCAGGTACAGAAGTCTGGATTGTTGACATCGGTAGGTTATCATTTCCGTTATCAGGAGGCTGCACAGGTACTGAAAGAAGCGATGAAAGAGCAGACCGTCGGCATGGCGCTTGGGCGCTGGATGGGCGGAATGCCAGGAGTCGCCTGGTGGCGTCGCCAGGAAGGATCCGGGGGGCAGTTTGTGGAACAGACGACCCATATCGTGGATTTGCTGCGGTACTGTGCTGGTGAAGTGACAGAGGTATACGCTGCAGCGGCCCAGCGCTGCATGCATGAGAAGCACGAACATGTCACGGTAGCCGATGTGGCGAATGTAACGCTTAAGCTAGAAAGTGGGGCGATCGCGAGCATTGCCAACACTTGCCTGCTGCCAGATGGTGAAGGCGGCGCAGGGCTCCAGTTTTACACGGACGCCGGAGTCTGGGATTGGACGCCTGAACGTCTTCTTCTGCCAAGTGCTGCCCCTCATGCGATGGCAGGTCTGGAGATTCCAGCAGGGCATAACCCGTATGAGCGGGAAAATGAAGCGTTCATTCACGCCCTTCGTACCGGAGATCGTTCACGGATTTTGTCCGATTATGCGGATGCCTGCCGTACACAGGAAATTACAACGGCGGCATTGGTTTCGGCAGATTCGGGATTGCCGATACAGCTTCAGCGCTCCAAACATCTCTCTCATTAA
- a CDS encoding CidA/LrgA family protein, protein MKKWGLGILQVALLMAFSLLMDQLARALHLPVPGSILGMIVLFILLQTRVVKLRWIEIGAAWLLGELLLFFIPSAVGIMNYMPMLEQDGLQILFIVLLSTFLVMACTGLVATRIAKRKERHTG, encoded by the coding sequence GTGAAGAAATGGGGCCTTGGCATTTTGCAAGTTGCGCTCTTGATGGCCTTTTCACTGCTCATGGACCAGTTGGCCCGTGCTCTCCATCTACCTGTACCAGGTTCAATACTCGGTATGATCGTGCTATTCATTCTGCTTCAGACCCGGGTCGTGAAGCTGCGCTGGATCGAAATTGGAGCTGCCTGGCTGCTCGGTGAGCTGCTGCTGTTTTTCATCCCGTCAGCCGTTGGCATTATGAACTACATGCCCATGCTGGAGCAAGATGGACTGCAAATTTTGTTTATTGTTCTGCTTAGCACATTTCTGGTCATGGCCTGCACAGGCCTTGTTGCCACCCGAATCGCCAAACGAAAGGAGCGTCACACCGGATGA
- a CDS encoding winged helix-turn-helix transcriptional regulator — translation MDIIGKKWVLLIMYQLLSGPKRFTELEAEMAISGRLLSERLKEMEMEGIVTRHMYPEIPPRVEYELTPKGRAIEPVINQIYNWSSDWLKQQQSTK, via the coding sequence ATGGATATCATCGGTAAGAAATGGGTACTGCTCATCATGTACCAACTGTTATCCGGACCGAAACGATTCACAGAGCTGGAAGCAGAAATGGCGATTAGCGGTCGGTTATTATCCGAACGTCTAAAGGAGATGGAAATGGAAGGTATCGTAACCCGGCATATGTATCCTGAAATTCCGCCCCGCGTAGAGTATGAATTGACGCCCAAAGGAAGAGCCATCGAACCCGTCATCAATCAGATTTACAACTGGTCCTCAGACTGGTTGAAACAGCAGCAGTCTACTAAGTAG